In Pangasianodon hypophthalmus isolate fPanHyp1 chromosome 1, fPanHyp1.pri, whole genome shotgun sequence, the genomic window GAAAGGTCCAGCtatataaaatgtgttactTAAGTGGTCCAGACATGCAGCTAACATGAGTGAATAACAACAACTGTTACCTTTGAACGCTTAACCATTAGGATTATTTTATTGCTATACATAAGAGAGTTTCAAGTGGTTACGTCTTGTTTAGTAATGGTGCTTCATGTTAGCATTTTTGACTAACAATATACTACATTAGAGGTTTTTTGCCCCCACTCAAGCTCCtcccacagaaagtttgaccaaatAGTTGTTTGTTCAtctcaaaatatatatataaaaaaaataagttcaTTTAAACCgcctctgaccaggataaagcagttactgatgatgaaGGAATGCGGTAAATGCCATGCGAGTAACCGGTACATTTCCCATGTTAATGAATACAGACTTCCTTTACGCAGTAAGCTTCACATCAGACACctgtattaaagtaaaaaacacCTGCTTGTGTGCCTTTTttgtcctgatgcacacctctactcTGAAGTTGAAGTAAAGAATAAACTCAGCCATGTCCTCACTTCACTTCAGACCATAAGGggtaaattcttttttttaaaaattaggaAAGCTCTGAGTCAGGTCTGATCAGTGAGTTCAGCTTTTTATCACCTTTACAGCCATAGCAGATGAATATTTTATTGGGTAATAAAAGAAAACTTCAACTTTGTGATTAAACCTGAATGTCGTATTTGTTTATTACAGATGTGTAATAGTGCACTTTGGTATTATACATGTATCGGACTTGTATTATAAGCACTTGTTACACACTGGTGTTGTTTATTGTATAAGCTCTGCATTTATTCTGCATTTATTGTGGAATTGTATGTTAATAAATCTCTCAAATGGAGAAatagctgacacacacacacacacacacacacacatgcagcagcCTCGTTCTGGCCCTGAGGTTTGAATATTAAAAGGGGGATcaaacataaaattaatatacaaagtacttaaaacatttataaacattaaattcaattaaattcacaTAAAGAAGCACATTCTGATTTTTGCTGTGGGTTGACAAGGGGGTGGGGCTTAGGTTACAtttgatcagccaatcacaaaacTTGACAAAATATGACATCACCagccacttctgtttttcacttgtttggCTCGCTAACTTTAAGTAAACAGTTTTATTGTCTagtcattattattacttgtaTCTCTATGTCATAATCTATCGTACGTCCTGATTGGTAGACTGACAGCTGTCTCTGGCAGAAAAGGGGTGGAGCTTAAGTTGCATTTGATTAACCAGTTGCAAACctgatcatgtgacatcaccactAGTCTACTCAtaaagttacttttttttttaacataatgttagctagcttgaaTTTGCTAGCAggctagctaatattagataAACCATTGTGCTCATGTCATATGATCAGCTTTGCCACTGGTTGGTCAAATTAAATGTAAGCACCACCCACTCATTGTTCCGGGAACGCCAAGGAATGGAAAATCAGGAGGTGCTATAGATAATTATAGAGATTCCCactcaactgtgtgtgtgtgtgtgtgtgtgtgtgtgtgtatgtgttagcCTGTCTGGGTTTCTATTTATGTGTCTAATGAAATTTATTGCTTGGTCgaaacacactgagacattTGTGATTGTTTAAGTAGTGCAACTTTAAAGAGGAATCTGTCATGCTtgtactatgtgtgtgtgtgtgtgtgtgtgggcatttgGAATCAGTAGTGctagacaaaaataaaagaaaaaagaaacccctttctctctctctctctctagaacGAAAGCAAATAATCCACACAATTTCATAACCTATCTAcgcaaaaatatttacagattcaGAAGGTAAGAGTTTAACTAAACTagatttatgaaaaataaaacaagaggGAGGAAAAGATTCAAGTTTCCGTGCAGgattaagaaaaaaagtctCTGGCCCGAACTGTGCATCATCTCTCTTTTAGCATTTCACTCACATACGcacatactcaaacacacacacacacacacacacctatcgaTGTGCACAGTTCCAAGCCTCACGTTATGGCACTTTTGCATTGTTCTGCATTGTTAAACCAAGATGTATCAAAAGGTCAAAGGGGGTTAAATCTCAGACTCGCGACGGAACGACCTTTGCTCGAGGCTCCGAGATATCTGTTCAAAGTCTTGCCGATCTCTCTGGGTGCATTCCTCCTCGTCTTCCTCATCACGGTTGAGCAGCGCCAGCTCGTTCTCGTAGCAGAACGTAGAGGCGTTGTCGGCAGCAGACACACACTTGCTCTCGAGCATGTCTTTAGCGCTGCAACGCGGCGTAGACGGAACCTCATACGTCTTGTGGAAGTATGAGTAGTCCACCTTATACTCATTCTTCTCCTCGAAAAGCACCGGCTCAAACCGGTGACCCCACAGGATCTCACTTGCCAAGTACGAGCTCCGAGCCTGTGCCGTCATGGCCGTGGCCTCCACCATCCCCTCGAGGATCACCACGATCTCAAAGTCTGCCGTCTCCAGATCCCGCTTGCTGATCCCATAAAGCGGACTCTCCTCATCAATCTCGTGCAAAATGGTGATCGGAGAGACCAAGAAGATCCTATCGAGCCCTTGGTCGAACCCGACGTTAATATCCAGCTGGTCTAGCGGGATGTACTCTCCCTCAGCAGTCACACGCGGTTTGATTAGCAACGCTCGGACGTGAGCCTCAACGATGTGGCTCCTACGAAGGTTCCCGACGCGCCACATGAGGCAGAGCTTCCCGTCCCTCATGGCGATGACAGCATTTTTGGAGAACAGAAGAGTCTGAGTACGCTTTTTGGGACGGGCCATTTTTGCCATAATGGCGCCAATCATGAAGCACTCGATAATACTGCCCACGATGGACTGGAAGACTACAAGGAAGATGGCGACCGGACACTCTTCTGTCACGCAACGGAAACCGTAACCAATGGTCGTCTGAGTCTCAATGGAAAACAGAAATGCTGCTAAGAAGCCATTTACATGCAGGACACACGGCGTGAAGCTGTCATCCCCAGTCGGGTTGTCCAGGTCGCCGTGGAGCAGCGCGATCACCCAGAACGCCAAACCGAACGCCAGCCATGACAGCACAAACACAAGCGTGAACACAATCAGCATGTAGCGCCAGCGGATGTCCACACAGGTAGTGAAGATGTCGGCCAGGTATCGCTGCGATTTCTGCTCCATGTTGGTGAAGTGGACGTTGCACTGTCCGTTCTTCTTCACGAAGCGGTTACGGCATTTCCTGCGCGTGTGGATCTTTCCATTCCCATTGCCGTAGCCATTAATGCCGCTGCTGCCATGGATCGTGGTCAGGCGCAAAGCGTCTTCCTCCGACGACACGATGCTGTATCGGCTCATACGGCTCACACTCATCTTTTATCCTTCTGTTTTTTATCTCCTCTTCAATCAAGATGTGATAAGAGTACAGGCTAGCAAGTATTCTCCCCCTTCACTGACTCCCCCCCACCCTTGTGGCAATGGTTCAGTCCTGGGGTGTCAGTGGAGGGGTTGGAGCAGACAGTTTTGGAGCAGCCCCAGGAATAGGGGTGGGAGAATCCAGAAGCCTGGAGGAAAAGATGATAAAAGAAACTAAAATCAgtacatcagtgtgtttaaatcaGCTACACAATGCACAGTATTAcacataattaaattaaaactcagAAAATGAAGAACTGGAGGTACAAGGTTAAAGACTCTGACAGGTAGCGGAAGGCTAGCTGATCTGTCTGAGCCAGAATCTTTTATGCATATAAACTGTGAATTTGTAAATTCATAACAATTTGCACTTCacattttgaaagaaaagaGTTAAGGGTTAGCAGTTGGGTTAGTGATCACACATTTTCTTACAACTAACACTCAAATGAAATCCAATCATgttcttcagtgatgtcacacagacTTTCATGccatctataaacatgaacacaaCTTCATTGTGAAACATTACggaggcggccatcttggacaacttAGTGCAG contains:
- the kcnj12a gene encoding ATP-sensitive inward rectifier potassium channel 12, which translates into the protein MSVSRMSRYSIVSSEEDALRLTTIHGSSGINGYGNGNGKIHTRRKCRNRFVKKNGQCNVHFTNMEQKSQRYLADIFTTCVDIRWRYMLIVFTLVFVLSWLAFGLAFWVIALLHGDLDNPTGDDSFTPCVLHVNGFLAAFLFSIETQTTIGYGFRCVTEECPVAIFLVVFQSIVGSIIECFMIGAIMAKMARPKKRTQTLLFSKNAVIAMRDGKLCLMWRVGNLRRSHIVEAHVRALLIKPRVTAEGEYIPLDQLDINVGFDQGLDRIFLVSPITILHEIDEESPLYGISKRDLETADFEIVVILEGMVEATAMTAQARSSYLASEILWGHRFEPVLFEEKNEYKVDYSYFHKTYEVPSTPRCSAKDMLESKCVSAADNASTFCYENELALLNRDEEDEEECTQRDRQDFEQISRSLEQRSFRRESEI